In the Oncorhynchus nerka isolate Pitt River linkage group LG2, Oner_Uvic_2.0, whole genome shotgun sequence genome, one interval contains:
- the LOC115139888 gene encoding LOW QUALITY PROTEIN: zinc finger protein Eos-like (The sequence of the model RefSeq protein was modified relative to this genomic sequence to represent the inferred CDS: inserted 1 base in 1 codon), with amino-acid sequence MDEDCNGHPYMSGSGDSSREFSGAVGGRTVSTPNSQHTSPSRSLSANSIKVELYSDEEVGRGTGPEDEKGDKVEEGDSEQGGEAGGGYRELASPEPMSPGGATRLPNGKLKCDVCGMICIGPNVLMVHKRSHTGERPFQCNQCGASFTQKGNLLRHIKLHSGEKPFKCPFCSYACRRRDALTGHVRTHSVSSPTVGKPYKCSYCGRSYKQQSTLEEHRECCHSYLQSLETQKPASAHTQVEELRDLEFMPDNLPQPSSDKITFIDRLANSITKRKRFTPQKFVGQKHMRHSLADTPFELSAAFDKDGEKHHGLDQPHYTVLGGGYLGVPGAGGSEGLQPLWLPPPHPSCLSELRPVISSAHTPMAPLGPRLDCMGAGAGLGSTGVGGREAAEGHEDLPLGRSHAPSPSNVCQDSTDTESMPDEVLSNVAPALPLHNNNHHLHSNHHPPPPPLLHHRGRDRHSPSHAREREEDGNSATPQPQXSPTSREAFRVVDGEGHVLRSFRCEHCRVLFLDHVMFTIHMGCHGFRQPFECNICGHRSQDRYEFSSHIVRGEHLLD; translated from the exons ATGGATGAAGACTGCAATGGCCATCCCTACATGTCAG GCAGTGGAGACTCTTCGAGGGAGTTTTCAGGGGCCGTGGGAGGCCGCACAGTGAGCACCCCCAACAGCCAGCACACTTCCCCCAGCCGTTCTCTTAGTG ctAACTCCATCAAAGTGGAACTGTACAGTGACGAGGAGGTGGGCCGTGGCACAGGACCAGAGGATGAGAAAGGGGACAAGGTGGAGGAGGGGGATTCTgagcagggaggagaggcaggaggtggCTACAGGGAGCTGGCCAGTCCGGAGCCCATGTCACCAGGAGGTGCCACCCGGCTGCCCAATGGGAAACTCAAGTGTGACGTCTGTGGGATGATCTGCATTGGGCCCAATGTCCTCATGGTGCACAAACGCAGCCACACAG GTGAGCGGCCATTCCAGTGCAATCAGTGTGGGGCCTCCTTTACACAGAAGGGGAACCTGCTGCGTCACATTAAGCTGCACTCAGGGGAGAAGCCCTTTAAATGTCCCTTCTGCAGCTATGCATGCCGCAGACGGGACGCTCTCACCGGCCACGTCCGCACTCACTCGG TGTCGTCTCCCACAGTGGGAAAGCCCTATAAGTGTAGTTACTGTGGACGCAGCTACAAGCAGCAGAGCACCCTGGAAGAGCACCGCGAATGCTGCCACAGCTACCTACAGAGCCTGGAGACACAGAAGCCAGCCAGTGCTCACACTCAAG TAGAGGAGCTGAGGGACCTGGAGTTCATGCCTGACAACCTGCCACAACCTTCCTCAGACAAGATTACGTTCATCGATCGGCTGGCCAACAGCATCACCAAACGCAAGAGATTCACACCACAGAAATTTGTAG GACAGAAGCACATGCGCCACAGTCTAGCTGACACGCCTTTCGAGCTCAGCGCCGCCTTTGACAAGGACGGGGAGAAACACCACGGTCTGGACCAGCCACACTACACCGTCCTGGGAGGAGGCTACCTGGGGGTGCCAGGAGCTGGTGGATCTGAAGGCCTCCAACCCCTATGGCTGccaccccctcacccctcctgcCTGTCAGAGCTCCGGCCAGTCATCAGCTCGGCTCACACCCCCATGGCGCCGCTGGGGCCGAGGCTGGACTGCATGGGGGCCGGGGCTGGCCTAGGGTCCACAGGAGTGGGGGGCAGGGAGGCTGCAGAGGGTCACGAGGACCTACCACTTGGCCGCAGCCACGCCCCTTCGCCTAGCAATGTTTGCCAGGACTCCACAGACACTGAGAGCATGCCGGATGAAGTGTTAAGCAATGTGGCGCCTGCCCTGCCTCTCCACAAcaacaatcaccacctccactccaACCACCACCCACCCCCTCCGCCCCTACTGCACCACAGGGGTAGGGACAGACACAGCCCAAGCCACgccagggagagggaagaggatggcAACTCTGCCACCCCCCAGCCCC GCTCCCCCACCTCCAGGGAGGCGTTTCGAGTGGTGGACGGAGAGGGGCACGTGTTGCGCTCCTTCCGCTGCGAGCACTGCCGCGTGCTCTTCCTGGACCACGTCATGTTCACCATCCACATGGGCTGCCACGGCTTCCGCCAGCCCTTTGAGTGCAACATCTGTGGCCATCGCAGCCAGGACCGCTACGAGTTCTCCTCGCACATTGTCCGCGGGGAGCACCTGCTAGACTGA